One genomic window of Deinococcus aetherius includes the following:
- a CDS encoding ABC transporter substrate-binding protein, giving the protein MRKARSLLILAALAGGSALAQEKVTLRFTTWAGGDALKLLQSLAADYGKRNRNVTVEVESIPFGSYDQKITVQIAGGTPPDVGWVAERSVPGYIASRSLVNLRSTVASDPGLVLNDYAPASLALWTRGDALYGLPFSFSPMLVYYNRDLFEKAGIPTPATLLKQNKWNYAAFEASASAIKKASPGAYGASLFRLDPQNWAGGILAAVYSNGGDVFGQDAASCALDTPGSVRAFELAQRMMRDGTAPRLGEQVTFASGRLGMYADQVSYSAQLKDVNFKWDVAPMPSGPSGRKTLLGQAGYAVFSASKHQKEAQDFIKYLSSRAVMQRTAQFFPPPRRSLLNSSTFLKNPLISEASLRDAVLKQVGSARTLIVPTNWTQVNDVVVRNLERTLRPSANVAQELGRVCNEVDAVLKK; this is encoded by the coding sequence ATGCGAAAGGCCCGTTCCCTGCTCATCCTCGCCGCGCTCGCGGGCGGCAGCGCCCTCGCCCAGGAGAAGGTCACCCTGCGCTTCACCACCTGGGCGGGCGGCGACGCCCTGAAACTCCTGCAAAGCCTCGCCGCCGACTACGGCAAGCGGAACAGGAACGTCACCGTCGAGGTCGAGTCCATCCCCTTCGGCAGCTACGACCAGAAGATCACGGTGCAGATCGCGGGCGGCACCCCTCCCGACGTGGGCTGGGTGGCAGAACGGTCGGTGCCCGGTTACATCGCCTCCCGCTCGCTCGTCAACCTGCGGTCCACGGTGGCGAGCGACCCCGGCCTCGTCCTGAACGACTACGCGCCCGCCTCGCTCGCGCTGTGGACACGAGGAGATGCGCTCTACGGGCTCCCCTTCTCCTTCTCGCCCATGCTGGTGTACTACAACCGGGACCTCTTCGAGAAGGCTGGGATTCCCACACCTGCGACGCTGCTCAAGCAGAACAAGTGGAACTACGCCGCCTTCGAGGCGAGCGCGAGTGCCATCAAGAAGGCGAGCCCGGGCGCGTACGGCGCGAGCCTCTTTCGCCTCGACCCCCAGAACTGGGCGGGCGGCATCCTGGCGGCGGTCTACTCGAACGGCGGCGACGTGTTCGGGCAGGACGCGGCGAGCTGTGCGCTGGACACCCCCGGCAGCGTCCGTGCCTTCGAGCTGGCGCAGCGGATGATGCGGGACGGCACGGCGCCGAGGCTCGGCGAGCAGGTCACCTTTGCCAGCGGGCGGCTGGGCATGTACGCCGATCAGGTGTCGTACAGCGCGCAGCTCAAGGACGTGAACTTCAAGTGGGACGTGGCGCCGATGCCTAGCGGACCCTCCGGGCGCAAGACGCTGCTCGGGCAGGCGGGGTACGCCGTCTTCAGCGCGTCGAAGCATCAGAAGGAGGCACAGGACTTCATCAAGTACCTGTCGAGCCGCGCCGTCATGCAGCGCACCGCGCAGTTCTTCCCGCCGCCGCGCCGTTCCCTGCTGAACTCCAGCACCTTCCTCAAGAACCCCCTGATCAGCGAGGCGAGCCTGCGCGACGCCGTCTTGAAGCAGGTGGGCAGCGCCCGCACCCTGATCGTGCCGACGAACTGGACGCAGGTGAACGACGTGGTCGTCCGCAACCTCGAACGCACCCTGAGACCGAGTGCCAACGTGGCGCAGGAACTCGGGCGGGTGTGCAACGAGGTCGACGCCGTGCTGAAGAAGTGA
- a CDS encoding carbohydrate ABC transporter permease, translated as MMLKARTVAPPRVVKRRRGWESPWVGLAFVAPFMLGLTVLFLGPVLAVPVLSLLNWVLPDAPTWAGFSNYARLARDPEVLRSTWITALFVAGLVPLNIGLALGLALLLNVKARGVGLFRTLLFSPVVVPLVAWALVWRFVLQPDFGLVNNLLGRLGISGPNWLFEFPWALVAVIVSMVIEHVGLNMLIFLAALQGVPREVHEAAVIDGANRGQVFWKVTLPMISPTVFLTLVVTIIGALKAFAPIYVLTGGSDSASVLMVQMFKNGFRYFDFGYASGIAWVLFVVMLLLTVGQWQMRKRWVHYES; from the coding sequence ATGATGCTCAAGGCGAGAACGGTTGCTCCGCCACGGGTCGTCAAACGCCGCCGGGGCTGGGAGTCGCCGTGGGTGGGGCTCGCGTTCGTGGCGCCCTTCATGCTGGGGCTGACCGTGCTGTTCCTGGGGCCGGTGCTCGCGGTGCCCGTGCTCTCCCTGCTGAACTGGGTCCTCCCCGACGCGCCGACGTGGGCGGGCTTTTCCAACTACGCGCGGCTCGCCCGCGACCCCGAGGTGCTGCGCTCGACGTGGATCACCGCGCTCTTCGTGGCGGGGCTGGTGCCTCTGAATATCGGCCTTGCCTTAGGGCTGGCGCTGCTGCTGAACGTAAAGGCGCGCGGCGTGGGCCTCTTCCGCACGCTGCTGTTCTCGCCTGTGGTCGTGCCGCTCGTCGCGTGGGCGCTCGTGTGGCGCTTCGTGCTGCAACCCGACTTCGGGCTGGTGAACAACCTGCTGGGCCGTCTAGGCATTTCAGGGCCGAACTGGCTGTTCGAGTTTCCGTGGGCGCTCGTCGCGGTGATCGTCAGCATGGTGATCGAGCACGTGGGCCTGAATATGCTGATCTTCCTCGCCGCGCTTCAGGGCGTGCCGCGCGAGGTGCACGAGGCCGCCGTCATCGACGGGGCGAACCGGGGGCAGGTCTTCTGGAAGGTCACCCTGCCGATGATCTCGCCCACGGTCTTCCTCACCCTCGTCGTCACGATCATCGGGGCCCTGAAAGCCTTCGCGCCCATCTACGTCCTGACCGGGGGCAGCGACTCCGCGAGCGTGCTGATGGTGCAGATGTTCAAGAACGGGTTCAGGTATTTCGACTTCGGCTACGCCTCGGGCATCGCGTGGGTTCTCTTCGTCGTGATGCTGCTCCTGACGGTCGGGCAGTGGCAGATGCGCAAACGCTGGGTGCACTATGAGTCTTAG